The following proteins come from a genomic window of Natrinema saccharevitans:
- a CDS encoding DUF7284 family protein translates to MRSDRAVSTVMDVAMALLLVSASVLLLGTHLYGAAPDPDGDRADHTAAVLGATTISVQYSLADADPVAERPGEYHRTEYGSATGLLADAAVANARIDGTPIRPTGDEFEAAVAASIGSALIGSDREFYAVAEWEPYENASISGTATAGERPPPTADVSSVTLSASSGLPAVDDDAIERAYLEGGTDWYDRLEGRTDLVADSDSARFEAAGMVLGDAILRGYFPPEETQLALESQGLSHELAVFQYERMVAPLEYEFTGTTNPDHHGPLKREEADALEANAHVCRGIADADRFGREGLGEWLAEDLQDAFAEETATIDDEYSGVARDERIAALLADETSTADVTITIQTW, encoded by the coding sequence ATGAGATCGGACCGAGCGGTGAGTACGGTCATGGACGTCGCGATGGCACTGTTGCTCGTCAGCGCGAGCGTCCTGTTGCTCGGTACGCACCTGTACGGAGCCGCACCCGACCCCGACGGCGACCGGGCCGACCACACGGCCGCGGTACTCGGTGCGACGACCATCAGCGTCCAGTACAGCCTCGCCGACGCCGACCCGGTCGCCGAACGACCCGGCGAGTACCACCGGACCGAGTACGGGTCCGCGACCGGCCTGCTCGCGGACGCGGCCGTCGCGAACGCCCGCATCGACGGGACGCCGATCCGTCCTACGGGCGACGAGTTCGAAGCCGCCGTCGCCGCCTCTATCGGGAGCGCACTGATCGGCTCCGATCGCGAGTTCTACGCCGTCGCCGAGTGGGAACCCTACGAGAACGCGTCGATCAGCGGGACGGCGACCGCCGGCGAACGACCGCCGCCGACCGCGGACGTCTCGAGCGTGACCCTCTCCGCCTCGAGCGGCCTGCCGGCCGTCGACGACGACGCGATCGAACGCGCGTACCTCGAGGGCGGAACGGACTGGTACGATCGACTTGAGGGCCGAACCGACCTCGTCGCGGACTCCGACTCGGCCCGCTTCGAGGCCGCGGGAATGGTCCTCGGAGACGCGATCCTCCGCGGCTACTTCCCGCCCGAGGAGACGCAACTGGCCCTCGAGAGCCAGGGGCTGTCCCACGAACTCGCCGTCTTCCAGTACGAGCGTATGGTCGCGCCGCTCGAGTACGAGTTCACCGGGACGACGAACCCCGACCATCACGGTCCGCTCAAACGCGAAGAAGCGGACGCCCTCGAGGCGAACGCGCACGTTTGCCGCGGGATCGCCGACGCCGACCGATTCGGCCGGGAGGGGCTCGGAGAGTGGCTCGCCGAGGACCTGCAGGACGCCTTCGCCGAGGAGACCGCGACGATCGACGACGAGTACAGCGGCGTTGCCCGCGACGAGCGGATCGCGGCGCTGCTCGCCGACGAAACATCGACCGCCGACGTAACCATCACGATTCAGACCTGGTAA
- a CDS encoding DUF7285 family protein has product MSRSSMSDRGQTDPLAALVAVSALVAGIGLYGLYLSDTLPGTTDRTTETTALDRIADDLESDGVVRAHDGDLADGVETGSLPHGRNVYVRLTIVADGHETVVGTAVFGTDGTSNPTAIDEEELDGPPEEAGVAERSVAVATAPGDVRRGTLLVGVWNG; this is encoded by the coding sequence ATGTCACGCTCGTCGATGTCTGACCGAGGACAAACCGACCCCCTCGCCGCACTCGTCGCCGTCTCGGCGCTCGTCGCCGGGATCGGTCTCTACGGGCTCTATCTCTCCGACACGCTTCCCGGCACGACCGATCGAACCACCGAAACGACGGCGCTCGATCGGATCGCCGACGACCTCGAGAGCGACGGCGTCGTTCGCGCTCACGACGGTGACCTCGCGGACGGAGTCGAGACCGGATCCTTGCCACACGGCCGGAACGTCTACGTCCGGCTCACGATCGTCGCCGACGGTCACGAAACCGTCGTCGGTACCGCCGTGTTCGGAACCGACGGAACGTCGAATCCGACCGCGATCGATGAGGAGGAACTCGACGGTCCGCCCGAGGAGGCCGGCGTGGCCGAGCGCTCCGTCGCCGTGGCGACGGCTCCCGGCGACGTGCGCCGCGGGACGCTGCTCGTGGGGGTGTGGAACGGATGA
- a CDS encoding DUF7283 family protein — translation MHLEAPIDGWYVWLAVSIVSAAVGTVALGLPTGPPPDANRAANAIEETAGSPYEASSTYDHDATAIEFTGRTVAMRNEHGTTRATLTYGHVVPVMGNERLENVSAGRAIEAEYAAAIENPDRSAVDAFLADVESAYETNTDEWRTANGPLRTRTVATRPLPTVSAALDIERVPGDQTHEVTLEYESTAETGIRLRADGSGDRGRIDETVRATATRQAETITHDEFERTSSMSFPIDVRVEAGGTELCTETVRAERGDETVAICPSGGQTLETTGVDDRGYVSRDTEADSFYVTLVDV, via the coding sequence ATGCACCTGGAAGCACCGATCGACGGCTGGTACGTCTGGCTCGCCGTCTCCATCGTCAGCGCCGCCGTCGGTACCGTCGCGCTCGGTCTACCGACCGGCCCGCCACCGGACGCGAACCGAGCGGCGAACGCCATCGAAGAGACGGCCGGCAGTCCCTACGAGGCGAGTTCGACCTACGACCACGACGCGACTGCGATCGAGTTCACCGGCCGAACCGTCGCGATGCGAAACGAACACGGCACGACGCGAGCGACGCTCACCTACGGTCACGTGGTCCCCGTCATGGGGAACGAGCGACTCGAGAACGTCTCGGCCGGCCGCGCCATCGAAGCGGAGTACGCGGCGGCGATCGAGAACCCGGACCGGAGCGCGGTCGACGCCTTTCTCGCGGATGTCGAATCGGCATACGAGACGAACACGGACGAGTGGCGGACGGCGAACGGACCGTTACGCACCCGAACCGTCGCTACGAGACCGCTGCCGACCGTCAGTGCCGCCCTCGATATCGAACGCGTTCCCGGCGACCAGACCCACGAGGTCACCCTCGAGTACGAATCGACCGCGGAAACCGGGATACGGCTGCGGGCAGACGGGAGTGGCGATCGAGGACGCATCGACGAAACCGTCCGGGCAACCGCGACGAGGCAGGCCGAGACGATCACCCACGACGAGTTCGAGCGGACCTCCTCGATGTCGTTTCCGATCGACGTGCGGGTCGAAGCCGGCGGCACCGAACTGTGTACCGAAACCGTTCGCGCCGAACGGGGCGACGAGACGGTCGCGATCTGTCCGTCCGGCGGACAGACGCTCGAGACGACCGGCGTCGACGATCGAGGCTACGTGAGTCGCGATACGGAGGCCGATTCGTTCTATGTCACGCTCGTCGATGTCTGA